TTTTGTGGCAGCAGCGGGCATTATGGGAGCGGCGCCCCCGCCGCGATGGGAGAGGCTAGAGTTTAGACATTAGACTTTACAGTCTACAGTCTAGACTTTAGACGTTAGCCGGGATGAGCCAACCCGAATGCCCGCCCCCCATCGGCCCGGGGGGGCGGGGCTCCTACAGGTGGCCCATTGCAGGAGCGGAGCGCTTGGTCGTCTTGGGCTGAGGGAAGGGGAAGGGGGCTGACGGGCCTACCGGGGGCCCGGCGGCAGGAGGCTTTCTTCTCCCAGTATGGTGAAGGGCGATTTGCCGTCGGGGAGGCCCGTCTTGTATGCGAAAATATCTTCCACCAGCTGGTTGACCCGCTTGTAGAGGGCGCGGAGCGGGATGTTGGCCGGGCAGGTTTCTTCGCACAAGCCGCAGTCGATGCAACGGCCCGCCATGTGGACGGCCCGCACCAGGTGGAAGGATGTATCCGGTGGGAGCTTTCCCGCCGGGATGAGTTCACTGTGTTCCAGGCTGCATTCCGTGCAGAAGCAGACGGGACACACGTCCCGGCAGCCGAAGCACCTGATGCACCGGTTGAAGTGGGTGAGCCACCACGAGAGGCGGTCCGTTTCCGGCATGGCCTCCAGTTCCTTTACCCGCCGGCTTTCCGTGACCGCTTCCACGGGTTCGCCGTAATCGACCGTGTCAGGATAGGGCTTCCAGCATTCACAGTAGCGCGCCAGATCTTCCGGACAGCATTGGCCCAGCACCACCACCTTTTCGGGATCGAGCTGATTCCACTTGAATAGTTCGTGAACGGCGCGTTCTTCGCAGCCGCGGACCAGCACCCCGAAGGTCTTTTCCGGATGCTGTCGGGCCTGCATCAACAGCAGCTTGGTCATGGGATAGCGCGCCTTGAACGGCGCCCAGCTTTCCAACTCGTCGGTGTTTTCTTTCGTGAAAAGATACGGAAAGGGGAGGCCGTGGATCGTTTTATAGGCCAAAAAGGCGTCCACGCGGCCTTCTTCCAGCAACTGTCGCACTTTGGTCTTCATGGGGGTTTATCCTGTCTGGGTTGAGCGCTCTGTCGGGTTTCGGCGATCGCGGGCAAGGCCGCTCCTACAGTGTAATGGAGGGGCAGGCAAGCCCGCTCCTACAGGCCGTTTTTAGCGATGCGGGCCGCCTGGTTTCCCGGGCCGTCTCTGGGGGCAGGCAAGGCCGCTCCCACAAGCCGTTGTTAAAGGCCCACGGCCAGCCGAGGACTCGCTTCCAGTGGCGGCGCCGGTCCGAGGGAGCGGATCTTTTCCGTGAAATCCCGGACCACCTCGGCGAACTTGACCCCTTCCGCCGAACTGATCCATTCCAGGCGCAGCCGTTCCGGGTTGTAGCCCGCAAACCGGATGAGTTCCTTGACGAAGGTGACGCGTTTC
This is a stretch of genomic DNA from Desulfoglaeba alkanexedens ALDC. It encodes these proteins:
- a CDS encoding 4Fe-4S dicluster domain-containing protein, encoding MKTKVRQLLEEGRVDAFLAYKTIHGLPFPYLFTKENTDELESWAPFKARYPMTKLLLMQARQHPEKTFGVLVRGCEERAVHELFKWNQLDPEKVVVLGQCCPEDLARYCECWKPYPDTVDYGEPVEAVTESRRVKELEAMPETDRLSWWLTHFNRCIRCFGCRDVCPVCFCTECSLEHSELIPAGKLPPDTSFHLVRAVHMAGRCIDCGLCEETCPANIPLRALYKRVNQLVEDIFAYKTGLPDGKSPFTILGEESLLPPGPR